One region of Streptomyces sp. CG4 genomic DNA includes:
- a CDS encoding DivIVA domain-containing protein: MADDFRGFELVRRGYDRAQVDAYLTRLTSGTAPEAPPVFDIVRRGYDRAQVDARVAQLLNGGAGK, from the coding sequence ATGGCAGACGACTTCCGGGGTTTCGAGCTCGTCCGACGCGGATACGACCGTGCCCAGGTGGACGCCTATCTGACCCGGCTGACCTCGGGTACGGCACCGGAGGCGCCGCCCGTCTTCGACATTGTCCGGCGTGGGTACGACCGGGCACAGGTGGACGCACGAGTCGCGCAGCTGCTGAACGGGGGAGCGGGGAAATGA
- a CDS encoding metallophosphoesterase: protein MVRVPVAALRTMTHRLRPAGHGSRPLPAAELRAPKLPAPEVTARPRPWLRALGLTAVVLVGAWLGLLIVGNVRAPVGPMNTTMALRPSLSGGTKINISPLGALTLDSHVAPVRLDVNVDQLDPLRSQALVDHPERISGLQDEVVKDVEHDTLDLAVRSCAAVVAGATALGLAVYRSPRRALTAGGLALTLLAASGVSAAATWNPKSILEPKFSGLLSSAPSVVGNARSIVSDFDVYQKELARLVTNVTKLYDVTSTLPAYQPDPSTIRVLHVSDIHLNPASWKIIASLVEQYKVNVIVDSGDTMDHGIAAENGFLDPIRDLAVPYVWVRGNHDSQTTQRYLERMKNVHVLDDGRAQTVAGLRFAGIGDPQFTPDRSVEPGGDAAEQLAGDRLASALRDQRVRHTPVDVAVAHEPAAARETDGEVPLVLCGHLHHEGDEKLPYGTRLRMEGSTGGSGLRAVERSYPAPIEASILYFDRDSRRLQAWDAIKLGGLGETTAEVSRHLADDALGRRAHHGKQSATRTPTAPSPASSAPSP from the coding sequence ATGGTCCGCGTTCCCGTCGCTGCCCTCCGCACGATGACGCACCGCCTGCGCCCCGCCGGACACGGCAGCCGCCCGCTCCCCGCCGCAGAACTCCGTGCCCCGAAGCTCCCCGCCCCGGAAGTCACCGCCCGCCCACGCCCCTGGCTGCGCGCCCTCGGTCTCACGGCCGTCGTCCTCGTCGGCGCCTGGCTGGGCCTGCTGATCGTGGGGAACGTACGGGCCCCGGTCGGCCCCATGAACACGACGATGGCGCTGCGCCCGTCGCTCAGCGGCGGCACGAAGATCAATATTTCGCCGTTGGGCGCGCTCACCCTGGACAGCCATGTGGCGCCCGTCCGCCTGGACGTGAACGTGGACCAGCTCGACCCGCTCCGCTCCCAGGCTCTGGTCGACCACCCCGAGCGGATCTCCGGCCTGCAGGACGAGGTCGTCAAGGACGTCGAGCACGACACGCTGGACCTGGCCGTGCGCTCCTGTGCCGCCGTGGTCGCCGGCGCCACCGCCCTCGGCCTCGCCGTCTACCGCAGCCCCCGCCGGGCCCTCACCGCCGGGGGCCTCGCCCTGACCCTGCTGGCCGCGTCCGGGGTGAGCGCGGCCGCCACCTGGAACCCGAAGTCGATTCTGGAGCCGAAGTTCTCCGGACTGCTCAGCTCGGCACCGTCGGTGGTCGGCAACGCGCGCAGCATCGTCTCCGACTTCGACGTCTACCAGAAGGAACTGGCCCGCCTGGTGACGAACGTGACGAAGCTCTACGACGTCACCTCCACGCTCCCGGCCTACCAGCCGGACCCCTCCACCATCCGGGTGCTGCACGTCTCGGACATCCATCTCAACCCGGCGAGCTGGAAGATCATCGCCTCGCTGGTGGAGCAGTACAAGGTGAACGTGATCGTCGACTCCGGCGACACGATGGACCATGGCATCGCGGCGGAGAACGGCTTCCTGGACCCGATCCGGGACCTGGCAGTGCCGTACGTCTGGGTGCGCGGGAACCACGACTCGCAGACCACCCAGCGCTATCTGGAGCGGATGAAGAACGTGCACGTCCTGGACGACGGCCGGGCCCAGACGGTCGCCGGACTGCGCTTCGCGGGCATCGGCGACCCGCAGTTCACCCCCGACCGCTCGGTGGAGCCCGGTGGCGACGCGGCCGAGCAGCTGGCGGGCGACCGGCTGGCCAGCGCCCTGCGCGACCAGAGGGTCCGGCACACCCCGGTCGACGTCGCCGTCGCCCACGAACCGGCCGCGGCGCGCGAGACCGACGGCGAGGTGCCGCTGGTGCTGTGCGGCCATCTGCACCACGAGGGGGACGAGAAGCTGCCCTACGGCACAAGGCTGCGCATGGAGGGCTCCACGGGCGGCAGCGGGCTGCGTGCGGTGGAGCGCAGCTACCCCGCCCCCATCGAGGCCTCGATCCTCTACTTCGACCGCGACAGCCGCCGGCTGCAGGCCTGGGACGCGATCAAGCTGGGCGGACTGGGCGAGACGACGGCGGAGGTCAGCCGCCACCTGGCCGACGACGCCCTCGGCCGGCGGGCCCACCACGGGAAACAGAGCGCCACCCGCACCCCGACGGCCCCTTCGCCCGCCTCTTCCGCACCGTCGCCGTAA
- the hrpA gene encoding ATP-dependent RNA helicase HrpA, with translation MSTHPAPVLGTLAPRLTELSLRDAHRLGRRLEGARKIRKPEARAAVLAEIEAEVGKAEVRMAERRTRVPAVGYPEQLPVSQKKDVIAAAIRDHQVVIVAGETGSGKTTQIPKICMELGRGVRGMIGHTQPRRIAARTVAERVAEELRTPLGEAVGWKVRFTDQVNPDATFIKLMTDGILLAEIQTDRELRAYDTIIIDEAHERSLNIDFLLGYLAQLLPKRPDLKVVITSATIDPERFSRHFGDAPIIEVSGRTYPVEVRYRPLLEEDSEDADRDQITAICDAVEELQAEGQGDILVFLSGEREIRDTADALEKKKYRFTEILPLYARLSHAEQHRVFQPHTGRRIVLATNVAETSLTVPGIKYVIDPGFARISRYSHRTKVQRLPIEPISQASANQRKGRCGRTSDGICIRLYSEDDFAGRPEFTDAEILRTNLASVILQMTAAGLGDIEKFPFIDPPDHRNIRDGVQLLQELGALNPAEKDVRKRLTDTGRKLAQLPVDPRLARMVLEADKNGCVREVMVIAAALSIQDPRERPADKQTQADQQHARFKDETSDFLAYLNLWGYVREQQKERGSSSFRRMCKQEYLNFLRIREWQDIYTQLRTVAKQMGIHLNEEDAAGDRVHVSLLAGLLSHIGMKDVRDGNKNEYLGARSAKFAIFPGSALFKKQPKFVMSAELVETSRLWARVNAKIEPDWVEPLAEHLLKRTYSEPHWEKDQAAVMAYEKVTLYGVPIVAQRKVNYGRIDPETSRELFIRNALVEGDWRTHHKFYADNRRLLSEVEELEHRARRRDIVVDDDTLFDFYDQRVPEHVVSGAHFDSWWKRKRHEQPDFLDFEREMLIRESAEAVTKADYPDSWRQGQLKFRVTYQFEPGADADGVTVHIPLQVLNQVTDEGFDWQIPGLREEVVTELIRTLPKPIRRHYVPAPNYAKAFLERAVPLQEPLTVTMTRELKRMVGVPFEAEDFDWAKVPDHLRITFRIVDERRRKLAEDKDLEALKLQLKPKARKALSQAAAATASREGGESLERKGLTDWTIGTLTRVFETRRAGQPVKAYPALVDDGDTVSVRLFDTEAEQAEAMWKGTRRLILRNIPVNPAKFASEKLTNAQKLALSANPHGSIQALFDDCAMAAADKLIADFGGPVWDEESYRKLYDKVRAEIVDTTVRTVGQVQQVLAAWQACERRLKAVGSPVLLANLTDVRKQLDALVKPGFVTWAGIRRLPDLMRYLVAADRRLQQMPTNVQRDTTRMEKVHEMQDEYAWLLEQLPQGRPVPRQVLDIRWMIEELRVSYFAHALGTAYPVSDKRIVKAIDAAVP, from the coding sequence ATGTCTACGCATCCCGCCCCCGTTCTCGGCACCCTCGCTCCCCGTCTGACCGAGTTGTCGCTGCGCGACGCGCATCGACTCGGCCGGCGGCTCGAGGGCGCGCGCAAGATCCGTAAGCCTGAGGCCCGCGCCGCCGTCCTCGCCGAGATCGAGGCGGAGGTCGGCAAGGCCGAGGTCCGGATGGCCGAGCGGCGCACCCGTGTGCCCGCGGTCGGCTACCCGGAGCAGCTGCCGGTCAGCCAGAAGAAGGATGTGATCGCGGCGGCCATCCGCGATCACCAGGTCGTCATCGTGGCCGGTGAGACCGGGTCCGGCAAGACCACGCAGATCCCCAAGATCTGTATGGAGCTGGGGCGGGGCGTGCGCGGCATGATCGGGCACACCCAGCCGCGCCGTATCGCCGCCCGGACCGTCGCCGAGCGGGTCGCGGAGGAGCTGCGGACGCCCCTCGGTGAGGCCGTCGGCTGGAAAGTCCGCTTCACCGACCAGGTGAACCCGGACGCCACCTTCATCAAGCTGATGACGGACGGCATCCTGCTCGCCGAGATCCAGACCGACCGCGAGCTGCGCGCCTACGACACGATCATCATCGACGAGGCCCACGAGCGGTCCCTCAACATCGACTTCCTGCTCGGCTATCTCGCGCAGCTGCTGCCGAAACGGCCGGACCTGAAGGTCGTCATCACCTCGGCGACCATCGATCCCGAGCGCTTCTCGCGGCACTTCGGGGACGCGCCGATCATCGAGGTCAGCGGCCGTACGTATCCGGTGGAGGTCCGCTACCGCCCGCTCCTCGAAGAGGACTCGGAGGACGCCGACCGCGATCAGATCACCGCCATCTGCGACGCGGTGGAGGAACTCCAGGCCGAGGGCCAGGGCGACATCCTCGTCTTCCTCTCCGGTGAGCGGGAGATCAGGGACACCGCCGACGCGCTGGAGAAGAAGAAGTACAGATTCACCGAGATCCTGCCCCTCTACGCCCGGCTGTCGCACGCCGAGCAGCACCGGGTCTTCCAGCCGCACACCGGGCGCAGGATCGTTCTGGCCACCAACGTCGCCGAGACGTCCCTGACCGTCCCCGGGATCAAGTACGTCATCGACCCCGGCTTCGCCCGGATCAGCCGCTACAGCCACCGCACCAAGGTCCAGCGGCTGCCGATCGAGCCGATCTCCCAGGCCAGCGCCAACCAGCGCAAGGGCCGCTGCGGCCGGACGAGCGACGGCATCTGCATCCGGCTGTACTCCGAGGACGACTTCGCCGGCCGCCCGGAGTTCACGGACGCGGAGATCCTCCGGACGAACCTCGCCTCCGTCATCCTGCAGATGACCGCCGCCGGCCTCGGCGACATCGAGAAGTTCCCCTTCATCGACCCGCCGGACCACCGCAACATCCGCGACGGCGTGCAGCTGTTGCAGGAGCTGGGCGCGCTCAACCCGGCCGAGAAGGACGTCCGCAAGCGGCTCACCGATACCGGCCGCAAGCTGGCCCAGCTGCCCGTCGACCCGCGCCTGGCCCGGATGGTCCTGGAGGCCGACAAGAACGGCTGTGTCCGCGAGGTCATGGTCATCGCCGCCGCGCTGTCCATCCAGGACCCGCGCGAGCGCCCGGCCGACAAGCAGACCCAGGCCGACCAGCAGCACGCCCGCTTCAAGGACGAGACCAGCGACTTCCTCGCCTATCTGAACCTCTGGGGCTATGTCCGCGAGCAGCAGAAGGAGCGGGGCTCCAGCTCCTTCCGCCGGATGTGCAAGCAGGAGTACCTGAACTTCCTGCGCATCCGCGAGTGGCAGGACATCTACACCCAGCTGCGCACGGTCGCCAAGCAGATGGGCATCCACCTCAACGAAGAGGACGCGGCCGGCGACCGCGTCCATGTCTCGCTCCTGGCCGGCCTGCTCTCCCACATCGGGATGAAGGACGTACGGGACGGCAACAAGAACGAGTACCTGGGCGCCCGCAGCGCCAAGTTCGCGATCTTCCCGGGCTCGGCGCTGTTCAAGAAGCAGCCGAAGTTCGTGATGTCGGCCGAGCTGGTGGAGACGAGCCGGCTGTGGGCGCGGGTCAACGCCAAGATCGAGCCCGACTGGGTCGAACCGCTCGCCGAACACCTCCTGAAGCGGACGTACAGCGAACCGCACTGGGAGAAGGACCAGGCAGCCGTGATGGCGTACGAGAAGGTCACGCTGTACGGCGTCCCGATCGTCGCCCAGCGCAAGGTGAACTACGGCCGGATCGACCCGGAGACGAGTCGCGAGCTGTTCATCCGCAACGCACTGGTCGAGGGCGACTGGCGTACGCACCACAAGTTCTACGCCGACAACCGCAGACTCCTCAGCGAGGTCGAGGAGCTGGAGCACCGGGCACGGCGCCGGGACATCGTGGTCGACGACGACACGCTCTTCGACTTCTACGACCAGCGAGTCCCCGAACACGTGGTGTCGGGCGCCCACTTCGACTCCTGGTGGAAGCGGAAGCGGCACGAGCAGCCGGACTTCCTGGACTTCGAGCGGGAGATGCTCATCCGGGAGTCGGCCGAGGCGGTCACGAAGGCCGACTACCCGGACTCCTGGCGGCAGGGGCAGCTGAAGTTCCGGGTGACGTACCAGTTCGAGCCGGGCGCCGACGCGGACGGGGTGACGGTGCACATCCCGCTCCAGGTCCTCAACCAGGTCACGGACGAGGGCTTCGACTGGCAGATCCCCGGCCTGCGCGAGGAGGTGGTGACGGAGCTGATCCGTACCCTCCCCAAGCCGATCCGCCGCCACTACGTGCCCGCGCCGAACTACGCGAAGGCTTTCCTTGAGCGGGCGGTGCCCCTGCAGGAGCCGCTGACCGTGACGATGACGCGCGAGCTCAAGCGGATGGTGGGCGTCCCGTTCGAGGCGGAGGACTTCGACTGGGCGAAGGTCCCCGACCACCTCAGGATCACCTTCCGGATCGTGGACGAGCGGCGCCGGAAGCTGGCCGAGGACAAGGACCTGGAGGCGCTGAAGCTCCAGCTGAAGCCGAAGGCGAGGAAGGCCCTGTCCCAGGCGGCCGCGGCAACCGCCTCCCGCGAGGGCGGCGAGTCCCTGGAGCGCAAGGGCCTCACCGACTGGACGATCGGCACGCTCACCCGGGTCTTCGAGACCCGCCGCGCGGGCCAGCCGGTGAAGGCGTACCCGGCGCTGGTGGACGACGGCGACACGGTCTCGGTCCGCCTCTTCGACACGGAGGCCGAGCAGGCCGAGGCGATGTGGAAGGGCACCCGGCGCCTCATCCTCCGCAACATCCCGGTGAACCCCGCGAAGTTCGCGTCCGAGAAGCTCACCAACGCCCAGAAGCTGGCCCTGTCGGCGAATCCGCACGGCTCCATCCAGGCCCTGTTCGACGACTGCGCGATGGCGGCGGCGGACAAGCTGATCGCGGACTTCGGCGGGCCGGTGTGGGACGAGGAGTCGTACCGGAAGCTGTACGACAAGGTGCGCGCGGAGATCGTCGACACGACGGTCCGTACGGTCGGCCAGGTGCAGCAGGTCCTCGCGGCCTGGCAGGCCTGTGAGCGCCGTCTGAAGGCCGTCGGCAGCCCCGTCCTCCTCGCGAACCTGACAGACGTCCGCAAGCAGCTGGACGCCCTCGTGAAGCCCGGTTTCGTGACGTGGGCCGGGATACGCCGCCTCCCCGACCTGATGCGCTACCTGGTCGCCGCCGACCGGCGCCTGCAGCAGATGCCGACCAACGTCCAGCGGGACACCACGCGCATGGAGAAGGTCCACGAGATGCAGGACGAGTACGCCTGGCTCCTGGAACAGCTCCCCCAGGGCCGCCCGGTGCCGCGGCAGGTCCTGGACATCCGGTGGATGATCGAGGAACTCCGGGTCAGCTATTTCGCCCACGCCCTGGGCACGGCGTACCCCGTCTCGGACAAGCGGATCGTGAAGGCGATCGACGCGGCCGTGCCGTAA
- a CDS encoding DUF6274 family protein has translation MAASVRHETRALLRAHLSAASSYRHLTRHCPICHHLLRLAMDAGPQAREAGGEGVEDEGPRSA, from the coding sequence ATGGCGGCATCGGTCAGGCATGAGACGCGGGCGCTACTGAGGGCCCATCTGTCGGCCGCCTCGTCCTACCGGCACCTCACCCGCCACTGCCCCATCTGTCACCACCTGCTACGGCTGGCCATGGACGCCGGCCCACAGGCCCGGGAGGCGGGCGGGGAGGGCGTCGAGGACGAAGGTCCCCGCAGCGCATGA
- a CDS encoding Glu/Leu/Phe/Val dehydrogenase dimerization domain-containing protein, protein MTDVTGAPADVLHTLFHSDQGGHEQVVLCQDRASGLKAVIAIHSTALGPALGGTRFYPYATEAEAVADALNLARGMSYKNAMAGLDHGGGKAVIIGDPERDKTEELLLAYGRMVASLGGRYVTACDVGTYVADMDVVARECRWTTGRSPENGGAGDSSVLTAFGVYQGMRASAQHLWGDPSLRGRKVGIAGVGKVGHHLVKHLRDEGAEVVVTDVRTDAVQRILEQYPVGVTAVADTEALIRGAHVGGLDIYAPCALGGALNDGSVPVLTAKVVCGAANNQLAHPGVEKDLADRGILYAPDYVVNAGGVIQVADELHGFDFDRCRAKAAKIFDTTLAIFARAKEDGIPPAAAADRIAEQRMAEARAGRTAH, encoded by the coding sequence GTGACCGACGTAACCGGCGCACCCGCTGATGTCCTGCACACCCTGTTCCACTCGGATCAGGGGGGTCATGAGCAGGTCGTGCTCTGCCAGGATCGCGCCAGCGGCCTCAAGGCCGTGATCGCCATCCACTCCACCGCCCTGGGCCCGGCCCTCGGCGGCACGCGCTTCTATCCTTACGCCACCGAGGCCGAGGCCGTCGCCGACGCCCTCAACCTCGCGCGCGGGATGTCGTACAAGAACGCCATGGCCGGTCTGGACCACGGCGGCGGCAAGGCCGTGATCATCGGCGACCCGGAGCGCGACAAGACCGAGGAACTGCTCCTCGCCTACGGCCGGATGGTCGCCTCGCTCGGCGGGCGCTACGTCACCGCGTGCGACGTCGGCACCTACGTCGCCGACATGGACGTCGTGGCCCGCGAGTGCCGCTGGACCACCGGCCGCTCCCCCGAGAACGGCGGCGCCGGAGACTCCTCCGTACTCACCGCGTTCGGCGTCTACCAGGGCATGCGCGCCTCCGCGCAGCACCTGTGGGGCGACCCCTCGCTGCGCGGCCGCAAGGTCGGCATCGCGGGCGTCGGCAAGGTCGGCCACCACCTGGTGAAGCACCTGCGCGACGAGGGCGCCGAGGTCGTCGTCACGGACGTGCGCACGGACGCCGTGCAGCGGATCCTGGAGCAGTACCCGGTGGGCGTGACGGCGGTCGCCGACACCGAGGCGCTGATCCGGGGCGCCCATGTCGGCGGTCTGGACATCTATGCCCCCTGCGCGCTCGGCGGCGCGCTGAACGACGGCAGCGTGCCGGTGCTCACCGCCAAGGTGGTGTGCGGCGCGGCCAACAACCAGCTCGCGCACCCGGGCGTGGAGAAGGACCTGGCCGACCGCGGCATCCTGTACGCGCCGGACTACGTGGTGAACGCCGGCGGGGTCATCCAGGTGGCCGACGAACTGCACGGGTTCGACTTCGACCGGTGCAGGGCGAAGGCGGCGAAGATCTTCGACACCACGCTGGCCATATTCGCACGTGCGAAGGAAGACGGGATCCCGCCGGCCGCCGCGGCCGACCGGATCGCCGAGCAGCGGATGGCCGAGGCCCGCGCGGGACGCACCGCACACTGA
- the purM gene encoding phosphoribosylformylglycinamidine cyclo-ligase, giving the protein MSESQSSGASYAAAGVDIEAGDRAVELMKEWVKKTRRPEVLGGLGGFAGLFDASALKRYERPLLASATDGVGTKVDVARRMGVYDTIGHDLVAMVMDDIVVCGAEPLFMTDYICVGKVHPERVAAIVKGIAEGCVLAGCALVGGETAEHPGLLGADDFDVAGAGTGVVEADRLLGADRIRKGDAVIAMASSGLHSNGYSLVRHVLLDRAGLALEAEIAELGRSLGEELLEPTKIYSLDCLALTRTTDVHAFSHITGGGLAANLARVIPDELHAVVDRSTWTPGAIFDLVGQTGNVERLELEKTLNMGVGMMAIVPEESTEAALATLADRGVDAWVAGEITDRGTKETGAELVGTYSR; this is encoded by the coding sequence ATGTCTGAGAGTCAGTCCTCCGGTGCTTCCTACGCGGCTGCCGGTGTCGACATCGAGGCGGGCGACCGCGCCGTAGAGCTGATGAAGGAGTGGGTGAAGAAGACCCGGCGCCCCGAGGTCCTCGGCGGCCTCGGCGGTTTCGCCGGCCTCTTCGACGCCTCCGCCCTCAAGCGTTACGAGCGCCCGCTGCTCGCCTCCGCCACGGACGGCGTCGGCACGAAGGTCGACGTGGCCCGCCGTATGGGCGTCTACGACACCATCGGCCACGACCTGGTCGCCATGGTCATGGACGACATCGTGGTGTGCGGCGCCGAGCCGCTGTTCATGACCGACTACATCTGTGTCGGCAAGGTCCACCCCGAGCGGGTCGCGGCCATCGTGAAGGGCATCGCGGAGGGTTGTGTGCTCGCCGGGTGCGCTCTGGTGGGCGGCGAGACGGCCGAGCACCCGGGCCTGCTGGGCGCGGACGACTTCGATGTCGCCGGCGCCGGTACCGGCGTCGTGGAGGCCGACCGGCTGCTCGGCGCGGATCGCATCCGTAAGGGTGACGCGGTGATCGCCATGGCGTCCTCCGGGCTTCACTCGAACGGGTACTCCCTGGTCCGGCACGTCCTGCTGGACCGCGCCGGCCTCGCCCTGGAGGCGGAGATCGCCGAGCTGGGCCGCAGCCTCGGTGAGGAGCTGCTGGAGCCCACCAAGATCTACTCGCTGGACTGCCTGGCGCTGACCCGCACCACCGATGTGCACGCGTTCTCGCACATCACCGGCGGCGGGCTCGCGGCCAACCTGGCCCGCGTGATCCCGGACGAGCTGCACGCCGTCGTCGACCGCTCCACCTGGACCCCGGGCGCGATCTTCGACCTGGTCGGGCAGACCGGGAACGTCGAGCGCCTGGAGCTGGAGAAGACCCTCAACATGGGCGTCGGCATGATGGCGATCGTCCCCGAGGAGTCCACCGAGGCGGCCCTCGCGACCCTGGCCGACCGCGGCGTCGACGCCTGGGTGGCCGGCGAGATCACCGACCGGGGCACGAAGGAGACCGGCGCCGAGCTGGTCGGGACGTATTCACGTTAA
- a CDS encoding metallopeptidase family protein → MLEMTREEFEELVAEALDRIPPELTRLMDNVAVFVEDEPAADDPELLGLYEGTPLTDRGEWYAGVLPDRITIYRGPTLRMCDSRADVVAEAEVTVVHEIAHHFGIDDARLHALGYG, encoded by the coding sequence GTGCTGGAGATGACGCGTGAGGAGTTCGAGGAGCTGGTCGCCGAGGCGCTCGACCGGATCCCGCCGGAGCTGACGCGGCTCATGGACAACGTGGCGGTGTTCGTGGAGGACGAACCGGCCGCCGACGACCCCGAGCTGCTCGGACTGTACGAGGGAACGCCGCTGACCGACCGCGGCGAGTGGTACGCGGGTGTGCTGCCGGACCGGATCACCATCTATCGCGGGCCGACGCTGAGGATGTGCGACAGCCGCGCGGACGTCGTCGCCGAGGCCGAGGTGACCGTGGTGCACGAGATCGCCCACCACTTCGGCATCGACGACGCCCGGCTGCATGCCCTCGGCTATGGATGA
- a CDS encoding DUF3073 domain-containing protein, translated as MGRGRAKAKQTKVARQLKYNSGGTDLSRLASELGASTSSQPPNGEPFEDDENDEDDLYSRYADLYEDDDEEEDDKDPHQQHRRGA; from the coding sequence ATGGGGCGCGGCCGGGCCAAGGCCAAGCAGACAAAGGTCGCCCGCCAGCTGAAGTACAACAGCGGTGGGACTGACCTGTCACGTCTGGCCAGTGAACTGGGCGCATCGACTTCGAGCCAGCCGCCGAACGGCGAGCCGTTCGAGGACGATGAGAACGACGAGGACGATCTCTACTCTCGTTACGCCGACCTCTACGAGGACGACGACGAGGAAGAGGACGACAAGGATCCTCACCAACAGCACCGTCGCGGCGCTTGA
- the bldC gene encoding developmental transcriptional regulator BldC, whose product MTARTPDAEPLLTPAEVATMFRVDPKTVTRWAKAGKLTSIRTLGGHRRYREAEVRALLAGIPQQRSEA is encoded by the coding sequence ATGACCGCTCGCACCCCTGATGCCGAGCCGCTGCTGACCCCGGCTGAGGTCGCCACCATGTTCCGCGTCGACCCCAAGACGGTCACGCGGTGGGCGAAGGCCGGCAAGCTCACGTCCATCCGCACGCTCGGCGGGCACCGCCGCTACCGCGAGGCTGAGGTCCGCGCTCTGCTCGCGGGCATCCCGCAGCAGCGCAGCGAAGCCTGA